In Moorella sp. Hama-1, a single genomic region encodes these proteins:
- a CDS encoding metal ABC transporter substrate-binding protein — protein sequence MKLRRGYRLVALALLVFSIAWLAFGCTTRKTAGKQALAPQDQPGAIKVYTSFYPLYDFTKKIAGDKADVINLQPVGVEPHDFEPSPQQVANLYTGRVFIFLGGMMDPWAGKIQDQLKKDGVITLAAGQGLMVNNDPHIWLDPVLAKEMARRICSTLVAADGGNKDYYEQNLHALEQKLDTLDRQYRQTLTGLPRKEIVTSHAAFAYLVQRYGLEQIAISGLSPQEEPAPQQMARLVTLCRSKGVKYIFFETLASPKLAETLARETGAGTLVLNPVGGLTPEEVKAGEDYFTIMAKNLANLKKALE from the coding sequence ATGAAGTTGAGACGGGGCTATCGCCTGGTGGCGCTGGCACTGCTGGTTTTTAGTATAGCCTGGCTGGCTTTCGGGTGTACAACCAGAAAAACTGCAGGAAAACAAGCCCTGGCACCCCAGGATCAGCCGGGGGCGATTAAAGTCTACACCTCTTTTTATCCCCTTTACGATTTTACCAAGAAAATCGCCGGCGATAAGGCCGATGTAATAAACCTGCAGCCGGTGGGGGTGGAACCCCATGATTTTGAACCATCGCCCCAGCAGGTGGCGAACCTTTACACGGGCCGGGTTTTTATCTTCCTGGGCGGGATGATGGACCCCTGGGCCGGGAAGATACAGGACCAGCTGAAGAAGGACGGGGTCATCACCCTGGCAGCAGGCCAGGGGCTGATGGTGAATAACGACCCCCATATCTGGCTCGATCCGGTCCTGGCCAAGGAGATGGCCCGGCGGATATGCAGCACCCTGGTAGCGGCCGACGGGGGCAATAAAGATTACTATGAACAGAACCTGCACGCGCTGGAACAAAAGTTGGACACCCTGGATAGACAATATCGGCAAACCCTGACAGGTCTACCCCGGAAAGAGATCGTCACCTCCCACGCGGCTTTTGCTTACCTGGTCCAACGTTACGGCCTGGAGCAAATAGCCATCAGCGGGCTTTCCCCCCAGGAAGAACCCGCGCCGCAACAGATGGCCAGGCTCGTTACCCTATGCCGCAGCAAAGGCGTGAAATATATCTTTTTCGAGACCTTGGCCAGCCCGAAACTAGCGGAGACCCTGGCCCGGGAAACGGGAGCGGGAACCCTGGTCTTAAACCCCGTTGGTGGTTTGACACCGGAGGAAGTAAAGGCTGGGGAAGATTATTTCACTATTATGGCCAAAAACCTGGCCAACCTGAAAAAGGCTTTGGAGTAA